The nucleotide window CTTGTGGCGAAATTGCCTTAGGGAAAAAAATTGGAAATAAGGCTATGCTGTTCGGAACTATTGGTGGAACTATTCCTGATTTAGACGTTTTTATTGGTAGGTGGTTATATGGAAATGAAATAGATGCTATGGCTTTTCACCGTGGCTTTATGCATTCAATAGTATTTGCACTTATCGGTTCTTTTGTCTTTGGATGGATTACATACAAATTATACAACAAAGAAAAACGACTCGGAACTACAACTTTAAAAAACTGGATTTGGCTCTATTTCTTATCTATTTTTACTCATCCAATTTTAGATAGCTTTACACCCTATGGAACTCAACTATTTTTACCTTTTTCTGACTATAGAGTTGCTTTTAATAATATTTCAGTTGTAGACCCTTTATACACCCTACCTTTTCTCCTCTGTTTAGTAACAGCTATGTTTTATAACAGAAAAAGAACACGAAGAAATTGGTGGGTAAAAGCTGGAATTTATATTAGTTCTGCCTACATGCTTTTCACAATTGTAAACAAATTATACGTTAATACTGTTTTTAAAAACTCATTTGACAACTCAAGCATTAACTATAGCAGGTATTCTGTTCAACCAACTATTTTTAATAATATTTTATGGTATGGTATTGCTGAAACAGAAACTAGCTATAAAGTTGGTTTTTACTCTTTATTTGATTCTATATCTAAAGTTGACACCATTTTAACCATTCCTAAAAACAGGCATTTACTTAACATCTCTCATCCAGATATTAAAACGTTAACTTGGTTTAGTAATGAATACTACAATTTAGTTCCTATGGATTCTTCTGCTAATGTTCAATACTTAGACTTACGGTATCCTTTATTAAACCCTAAAAATGCTCAAACATCAATGTTTAGGTTTGAATTAAAAAAAGATCGAGATCGTTGGAATATGGTACCTTTTTCAGGAAAACCTCCATCAAGAGAAGATTTAAAAGAGTTTTTAAATCGCTTTTACGGAAAATAAAATCTATTACAAGTTTCTTATCCTATTAATTTATAAACTATTTTTGCAGCAAAATCATTTTTGATAAATGAAAACAATAATTAAAATTTTATTTATTATTTTTTTAGTGTGGATGGCCACAGGGGTATACCTACTAAACACCAATCATGAAAAAGCACACATTGTAATGGGCTTAGGTATTTTTTATATGTCTTTTATTTTAATGCCAATATTTATATACCATCGATACAAAGATGGTAAGTATAAGAAATATGTTATAAACAATAACACTTCAATAAAACAAAAAGACTGAGATTAATCTCAGTCTTTTGTTTTTACATGTATATAATTTTAAGCTTACTTAACTATCTCGAAAGAAGATGCTATAAATTTATCATTCTCAAGTATTCCTGTTGCTTTTACTTTTCTAACTACATTACAAAAACCTATTTTTTCGTCATGAGCATCACCAAAATCATCAATATTTGCTCCTTCAACAAAATAAGCCTTATCATCTATTTTTATAGCTAAATCACAACCATTTTGACTTTTCAATTCAAATTTACATTGCCCACAAGAAGCTTCAGCAATTATTTCTTTTTTTTGTTTTGTTGAACAAGAAAGAAAAAAAAACATACTACTTAAAATAAATAAATATCTCATAATTTTATTGTTTAGGTTAATATCCTATTTTTTCACGAACTCTCTCTAAAACACTTTTAGCAACTGCTTTTGCCTTATCAGCACCCACAGCTAAAGCCTCATCAATTTCATGACGATTTTCCATATAGTGATTATACTTAGCACGTACATCAGCAAACTTTTCAACAACTAACTCATACAAGGCTTGTTTTGCATGCCCATAACCATAATTACCACCTTCATAATTAGCTCGCATTTCATTAATTTGCTCTTCAGATCCTAATAATTTATAAATAGCAAAAA belongs to Tenacibaculum sp. MAR_2010_89 and includes:
- a CDS encoding metal-dependent hydrolase, yielding MDSLTQIVLGAACGEIALGKKIGNKAMLFGTIGGTIPDLDVFIGRWLYGNEIDAMAFHRGFMHSIVFALIGSFVFGWITYKLYNKEKRLGTTTLKNWIWLYFLSIFTHPILDSFTPYGTQLFLPFSDYRVAFNNISVVDPLYTLPFLLCLVTAMFYNRKRTRRNWWVKAGIYISSAYMLFTIVNKLYVNTVFKNSFDNSSINYSRYSVQPTIFNNILWYGIAETETSYKVGFYSLFDSISKVDTILTIPKNRHLLNISHPDIKTLTWFSNEYYNLVPMDSSANVQYLDLRYPLLNPKNAQTSMFRFELKKDRDRWNMVPFSGKPPSREDLKEFLNRFYGK
- a CDS encoding DUF6370 family protein, translated to MRYLFILSSMFFFLSCSTKQKKEIIAEASCGQCKFELKSQNGCDLAIKIDDKAYFVEGANIDDFGDAHDEKIGFCNVVRKVKATGILENDKFIASSFEIVK